A window of the Hordeum vulgare subsp. vulgare chromosome 5H, MorexV3_pseudomolecules_assembly, whole genome shotgun sequence genome harbors these coding sequences:
- the LOC123397668 gene encoding uncharacterized protein LOC123397668: protein MSKNEAQKQRLTLNREQYMMVIPKWCLGKGDGWARLVDRWLGDDAEFAAKSSRARANRGKDGTHGQGNRNHWGFKAMKVYLYAWFIFVLLFIVTVMFSMYG, encoded by the exons ATGAGCAAAAATGAAGCGCAGAAGCAACGACTTACCTTGAACAGGGAGCAGTACATGATG GTTATTCCTAAATGGTGCTTGGGAAAGGGTGATGGATGGGCTAGGTTGGTGGATAGGTGGCTCGGCGACGATGCAGAGTTTGCTGCCAAGAGCAGCAGGGCCCGGGCTAACCGTGGAAAAGACGGGACACACGGCCAAGGAAACAGGAACCACTGGGGCTTCAAGGCAATGAAGGTATATCTATATGCATGGTTcatttttgttcttctttttatagtTACCGTCATGTTTTCTATGTATGGCTAA